The Magnetospirillum sp. XM-1 genomic interval ATCTACATCCACTGGCCGTTCTGCCTGTCCAAGTGCCCCTATTGCGACTTCAACAGCCATGCCGCCCAAAGCATGGATCAGGCGCGCTGGCGGGCCGCCCTGCTGGCCGAGCTGGATCATTTCGCCAGTGAAACCGCGGGCCGCACCCCCACCAGCATCTTCTTCGGCGGCGGTACGCCCTCGCTGATGGCCCCCGAGACGGTGGGCGCCCTGGTGGCGATGGTGAAAAGCCGCTGGGCTTGCGCCCCCGATCTGGAAGTGACGCTGGAGGCCAACCCCACCAGCGTCGAGGCCGACCGCTTCCGCGCCTTTCACGATGCCGGCATCAACCGTCTGTCGCTGGGCATCCAGGCGCTCGACGCGGAATCGCTGGCCTTTCTCGGACGCAGGCATTCGGCGGACGAGGCGCTGGCGGCGCTGAAACTGGCCCAGGCCATCTTTCCCCGCGTCTCCTTCGACCTGATCTATACGCGGCCCGGCCAGACCGAGGCCGGGTGGCGGGCCGAACTGGCCCGCGCCCTGGATCTGGCCGGCGAGCATCTGTCCTTGTACCAGCTGACCGTCGAGGACGGCACCATGTTCGCCCCCGCCCAAGCCCGCGGCGATTTCGTCCTGCCCGACGAGGACGAGGCGACGGCTCAGTTCGAGGCCACCCAGGAGCTGTGCGAGGCCGCCGGGCTTCCCGCCTACGAAATCTCCAACCACGCCCGCCCCGGGGCCGAGTGCCGCCACAACCTCACCTACTGGACGGGGGGCGAGTGGCTGGGCGTCGGTCCCGGCGCCCATGGCCGCTTTGGCGGCGAGGCGCTGGCCCAGGCGCGCTCACCCGGCACCTGGCTGGCCCAGGTGGAGCAAAACGG includes:
- the hemW gene encoding radical SAM family heme chaperone HemW, with translation MISSSPGFGIYIHWPFCLSKCPYCDFNSHAAQSMDQARWRAALLAELDHFASETAGRTPTSIFFGGGTPSLMAPETVGALVAMVKSRWACAPDLEVTLEANPTSVEADRFRAFHDAGINRLSLGIQALDAESLAFLGRRHSADEALAALKLAQAIFPRVSFDLIYTRPGQTEAGWRAELARALDLAGEHLSLYQLTVEDGTMFAPAQARGDFVLPDEDEATAQFEATQELCEAAGLPAYEISNHARPGAECRHNLTYWTGGEWLGVGPGAHGRFGGEALAQARSPGTWLAQVEQNGHATETRYPLDPAERLSELALMGLRLRNGLGPALLAELRPAFDPAGLARMIEGGFLVEDAHGLRTTDKGRLVLNAVLGELLA